Genomic DNA from Planctomycetia bacterium:
AACTCAATGCGGAATCGGGCTATTAACCTTTTGCCCCTCGATAACGTAGAGGTCCCGGCAAAAAATGCGATCAGAATGGGCTCGCATTAACATTCTTAAGGTGCTTACACTATCGTTAAGTAAGCTGCGTAATCCGGGAAGCGTCAAGAGATTGTGGAAACCGATCCATTGATCGTTTGGCGTTAAGCAGCCGTCTCGTACTGCCCCAATCCATTCGTCTTCGCTCATTCGTAGCCGCTTTCACGTTTTAGATGACAACCATTTAGAACCGTTAGCAAAACCTTGCGAAACTGAAAGCCCACGTCATGGTCCAACGCCTTGTGAAGTGGTCGCTCGACAATCCCCTGATCGTCATTCTGCTGACGATCACGCTCATCGGCGGTGGGGCGTATTGCTTCTCTCAAGTCAACATCGAAGCGTATCCGGATCCGGCACCGGCAATCATCGAGATCATTGCGAAGTATCCCGGCGCATCGGCCGAAGAGGTTGAGCGACAGGTCACGACACCCCTTGAAGTGGCGTTCGCGGGCATGCCGGGTTTGAAGTTCACACGCAGCAAGTCGCTATTCGGGCTGGCCCACGTGCGGAACCAATTTGAATACGGCATCGACTATTACGCGGCTCGCCAAGAAGTAATCAATCGATTGCAGTTCGTCGAAGGACTTCCGGAAGGAGTCAAACCGCAAATCTCTCCCACGAGCCCGACGGGCGAGATCATGCGATTTACTCTCACAAGCCCCCGCGACGGGAGCGGTAACGACATTTACACGCTTAACGATCTCAAGGCGCAGCAAGATTGGATATTAGTGCGCCGCCTCAGGCGAGTGCCTCGGATCATCGACACCGTAAGCAGCGGCGGAACCGTCAAACGTTACGAAGTGCGGCCGGACCCGGAACGCTTGTTGCGCTACGGCATTCCGCTCAAGCAACTCGAAACGACGATCCGCGACAGCAATGCCAACGTCGGGGGCGATTACCTAGTTCACGGCGAAAACCTCCTCAACGTGCGCAGCATCGGCCTCATCGGCAACGGCCAAGATCCGACACGATCCTCCGTCGTCATCAGCACGCGCAATCCGGAAGTCGCTGCGCAGCATCTGCGCGAAGAGGAGAAGGCTCGCGTTCGCGCGATTCGCGAAACGGTGATCTCCTCGATCAACAACGTCCCGATTCGCGTGGAAGATGTCGTCGAGCGAGGACCACTGCAATTTGCCGACGACATCGGCAAAGAGGGAGTCGTCGTTACGCATCAGCCGCGGATGGGGCGAATCAGCATCAGCTATCCCACGCTCGACGCGAACGGCAGCGAAATCGCCGATGGTCAAGGAGAGCGGATTTGGAAGGATGAGAAGGAGCGAATCCAGGGAATCGTACTGCTTCGCAAAGGGGACGCGTCGCTCCCCGCTTTAAAAGACGTCAAGGAACTAATTGCGTCTTACAACGGCGGTAAGGGAGATTTGCTGCCGGGGGTCAAAATCGAGCCCTATTACGATCGGACGGATCTCATCGGGGTGACGACCCACACGGTCGGCGAGAATCTGATCGTCGGGCTGGTTTTAGTTACGCTGATACTCCTTATGTTTTTGTCGAATCTGCGGTGCGCTCTCATCGTCGCGATCAACGTACCGTTGGCACTGCTGGTAGCCTTCGCCATGCTGTACTTCCGCAATCGGTCGGCGAATCTGCTGTCGATCGGTGCCGTCGACTTCGGCATCATCTTGCTGAGCGCCGTGATCATCGTCGAAAACGTGTTTCGGCATCTCAACGAACGAATCGGCGAAGAGCTCCCACTCAAAGAACGGATTCTGAACGCCTGCGGTGAGGTGCAAAAAGGTTTGTTCTTCACCACGGCGATCATGGTGGCGGCATTTATTCCGTTGTTCACGATGAAAGGACCGGAAGGGCAAATCTTCGGGCCTATGGCGGACACCTACGCGTTTTCGCTGGCCGGAGCGCTCGTGCTTGCGCTCACGATCGTGCCCGTGCTTTGTCTGCTGCTCTTCAGAAACTTCAAGCCGGCTCCGGACAATGCGATGGTGAGATACTTGCAGCACAGCTACCTCAAGCGCTTGGAGTGGTGTCTGCTGCATCGCACGAAGGTCTTAGTCATGATGGGCGGCTTGGTCGTGATGACGGCCGCTCTCTTGCCCGGACTCGGCCGCGAATTCATGCCGGAATTGGAGGAAGGGAATCTCTACGTGCGCGGCACTTTTCCGATCAACGTCGCTCCCGACGCGGCTGCCGACAAGTCGGATCGAGCGCGGCTCATCATGCGTAAGTATCCGGAGATCCGCGTCGTCGTGTCGCAAAACGGTCGCCCTGATGACGGCACCGATCCGACCGGCTTTTTCAACTTGGAATTCTTTCTCACCTTGAAGATGCCGAGCGAGTGGCCGGCCGTAAAAGAACAGTCGGGCTGGAAGAAGCTTTTCTGGCCGAAGCGATCGCGCATGAAGTCGGAGCTCATCGAAGAGATGAGCGCGGAACTTTCGCGAGAAATCATCGGGGCCGATTGGAACTTTTCGCAAAACATCCGCGACAACGTCATGGAGTCGCTATCGGGCGTGAAGGGAGACAACTCAGTCAAGATCTTCGGGCCCGATCTAGACGAATTAGAGCGTGTCGCCGAACGATTGCAGCAACGATTGACCACGATCGAAGGGATTCGTAACGTCGGTGTTTTTCGAGTGAAGGGCCAGCCGAACTTGGAGCTTCCGGTCGATCCGAACAAGTGCAATTATTGGGCGGTCAGCGTGCAAGACGTCAACGACGTCATTCACACGACGGTCGGCGGTAAAGCATCGACGGAGATGATCGAAGGGGAGAAACGATTCGACGTTTCGCTTCGCTTTCCGGAGCGACTTCGCAACAGCGAGGAAGCGATCCTCAATATTCCCGTCGAGGTGTACAACAACCGCGTCGCCGGCCAGGATGGTACGAGCGGCAAAAAGGAGCTTCCGACCTCCGGGGTCGGTTCGGCGCTTCCCTCCCTCTTCGGTACGAATTTCGGCGGCAGTCACGCCCAATCAGGCAAAATCGCCCGTCGCCGCCTGGGAGACCTCGTTACTCCGCTCAACGACGACGGCAAATTCGATCCTCAGGGCCGTTTCGTGCGGGCGGGTGCTTCAACGATTTATCGCGAGCAAGGCAATCGTATGATTGCGGTCAAGTTCAGCGTTCGCGGACGCGACCTCGCAGGCGCCGTCAACGAAGCCCAGGA
This window encodes:
- a CDS encoding efflux RND transporter permease subunit, producing MVQRLVKWSLDNPLIVILLTITLIGGGAYCFSQVNIEAYPDPAPAIIEIIAKYPGASAEEVERQVTTPLEVAFAGMPGLKFTRSKSLFGLAHVRNQFEYGIDYYAARQEVINRLQFVEGLPEGVKPQISPTSPTGEIMRFTLTSPRDGSGNDIYTLNDLKAQQDWILVRRLRRVPRIIDTVSSGGTVKRYEVRPDPERLLRYGIPLKQLETTIRDSNANVGGDYLVHGENLLNVRSIGLIGNGQDPTRSSVVISTRNPEVAAQHLREEEKARVRAIRETVISSINNVPIRVEDVVERGPLQFADDIGKEGVVVTHQPRMGRISISYPTLDANGSEIADGQGERIWKDEKERIQGIVLLRKGDASLPALKDVKELIASYNGGKGDLLPGVKIEPYYDRTDLIGVTTHTVGENLIVGLVLVTLILLMFLSNLRCALIVAINVPLALLVAFAMLYFRNRSANLLSIGAVDFGIILLSAVIIVENVFRHLNERIGEELPLKERILNACGEVQKGLFFTTAIMVAAFIPLFTMKGPEGQIFGPMADTYAFSLAGALVLALTIVPVLCLLLFRNFKPAPDNAMVRYLQHSYLKRLEWCLLHRTKVLVMMGGLVVMTAALLPGLGREFMPELEEGNLYVRGTFPINVAPDAAADKSDRARLIMRKYPEIRVVVSQNGRPDDGTDPTGFFNLEFFLTLKMPSEWPAVKEQSGWKKLFWPKRSRMKSELIEEMSAELSREIIGADWNFSQNIRDNVMESLSGVKGDNSVKIFGPDLDELERVAERLQQRLTTIEGIRNVGVFRVKGQPNLELPVDPNKCNYWAVSVQDVNDVIHTTVGGKASTEMIEGEKRFDVSLRFPERLRNSEEAILNIPVEVYNNRVAGQDGTSGKKELPTSGVGSALPSLFGTNFGGSHAQSGKIARRRLGDLVTPLNDDGKFDPQGRFVRAGASTIYREQGNRMIAVKFSVRGRDLAGAVNEAQEKTNDLFQAPYSAVWSGEFDQMREAEKRLMLIVPISMVLVFVLIYLAFRSVYDTLAVAANVGALSMGGIWALLLTGTNFSISAAVGFISIFGVAIMDGLLLIAYFNQLRAQGLPLHDAIIHGAEKRVRPMMMSALIAILGLLPAAISTKIGAQTQQPLAIVVVGGMLVTLLLNRYLMPVLYSLYGHREPSEHAASMAH